Genomic segment of Deltaproteobacteria bacterium:
TGTTGAACGCGGCGTCGACCACCTCGCGCAGATAGTCGAGCTCCGTTCGCCCTTCGCGCAGCGCGCCGCGCTTTCCGCGCACGCGCGTGCGGATCTTGTCGGTGCGCAGGAACAGGAACGCCGAGCCGCCCTCGCGCACGCACTGGCGGATCTGCACGATGCTGCGCTCGCGCATTCCGCTCGTGCCGCGCCGCAGGCGCTCGCTCACGCCCTTCGCGAGCAGGCGCAGCGCCTCGCCGAACGGCCGGTAGTAGAAGAACTTGATGCCGTTGGCGAACGACGACAGGCGGATCCCGCGCAGCAGGAACAGCCAGTTGAACAGGAAGTAGTCGAGCCGCGAGCTGTAGCGCATCACGTAGACGACCGCGCCGTGCCGGTCGAGGTCCGAGAGCCGCGCCGCGTCGCCGGGCTCGAAGTCGAAGTGCGCGAAGAAGCGTCGGCCGAAGAGCGTGGCGATGCGCCCGAAGCGGGGCGCCATCGACGTGTACGGGTTGCCGGACACGGCTGGCACCGGCGAAATCTGCGCCGCAGGGGCCGGATCCGGGACCGCACGGAGCTTCAGCTCGGCCACGCGGCCAAGGTAGTCGGCCGGCCGCGAATCCGCGACCTGCACGACTTGACCGCGGCGCGACGCCGCGGGAGAGTCGGCGCCGGTGAAGGCGCACGCGACGGCATGGCTCTTCTTGCTCGGCACCGCCGTCCTGGCGACGAGCGCAGCCGCCGAGACTCCGGAGAACAACTACATGCTTCGCTGCCAGGGCTGCCACCGCCCGGACGGGAGCGGCATCCCCGGGGCGGTGCCTCCGTTCCCCGGCGTGATCGCGGGTTTTCTCGCGACGCCCGCGGGTCGCGCCTTCATCGTGCGCGTGCCCGGCGTCGCAAACGCCCCGCTAAGCGACGCCGAGGTCGCGCAGCTTCTCGGCTGGATCGTGCGCCGCTTCGACGCAGCAAACGTCCCGGGCGACTTCGTGGACTACACCGCCCCGGAGGTCGCCGCGCTGCGCCGGCAGCCGCTGCTGCGGATTGCCGACGAGCGCGAGGCGATCCTCTCGGAGCTCGAACGCGGGCGCTGAGCTCCGCTCAGCCCATCATGTTGAACGGGACGTCGGGCAGGAAGACCTTGTCCTCGGCCGCCGCGATGTCCTGCGCGGTCACGCCCTTGGGGTTCTTCACGCCCTCGGACGCGACGATCTTCAGCTCGGCCACCTTCGTGCCGCCGGCGAACAGGAACTTGCCGGTCTTGTCCTTCGACAGGTCGCTCACCATGTAGAGCACCGCCGGCGAGACCTTGTCCGGGCCGAGCGCTTCCTTCACCTGGTCGCTGCCCATTCCGGGCAGGTCCTCGGTCAGGCGCGTGACGGCGACGGGCGCGAGCCCCCAGACGCGGATGCCGTACTTCTTGCCCTCGAGCGCGAGGCAGCGGGTGAAGCCCGCGATTCCGGCCTTCGCCGCGCCGTAGTTGCACTGGCCGAAGTTCCCGATCAAGCCCGACGTCGAGCTCGTGTTCACGATCACGCCGCCCTGCCCGCGCTCCTTCATGTGCGTGAAGACGGGGCGCGTCACGCAGTAGGTGCCCTTCAGATGCACCTGCACGACGATGTCCCAGGACGCCTCGTCGGTCTTGATCAGCGTCATGTCGCGCAGGATCCCGGCGTTGTTCACCAGGATGTCGACCTTGCCGAACGCGTCGATGGCGGTCTTGCAGATGTTCTCGCCGCCGGCGACGGTCGCGACGGAGTCGTAGTTCGCGACGGCCTGTCCGCCCGCGGCCTGGATCTCCTTCACGACCTGATCGGCCATCGAGCTCGAGCCGCCCTTGCCGTCGCGCGACCCGCCCAGGTCGTTCACGACGACGGCCGCGCCTTCCTTCGCGAGCAGGAGCGCGTGGCAGCGCCCGAGTCCGCCGCCCGCGCCAGTGATGATCGCGACCTTGCCGTCCAGTAGACCCATGATGTCTCTCCTCACTCGAGGACGACGAGCACGTCGCCCTCTTCCACGCTCTGACCTTCCTCGACGAGGATCTTCGCCACGCGGCCATCCGCGGGTGCCTCGACGGGCAACTCCATTTTCATCGACTCGAGAATCACGAG
This window contains:
- a CDS encoding cytochrome c: MKAHATAWLFLLGTAVLATSAAAETPENNYMLRCQGCHRPDGSGIPGAVPPFPGVIAGFLATPAGRAFIVRVPGVANAPLSDAEVAQLLGWIVRRFDAANVPGDFVDYTAPEVAALRRQPLLRIADEREAILSELERGR
- a CDS encoding SDR family NAD(P)-dependent oxidoreductase, whose product is MGLLDGKVAIITGAGGGLGRCHALLLAKEGAAVVVNDLGGSRDGKGGSSSMADQVVKEIQAAGGQAVANYDSVATVAGGENICKTAIDAFGKVDILVNNAGILRDMTLIKTDEASWDIVVQVHLKGTYCVTRPVFTHMKERGQGGVIVNTSSTSGLIGNFGQCNYGAAKAGIAGFTRCLALEGKKYGIRVWGLAPVAVTRLTEDLPGMGSDQVKEALGPDKVSPAVLYMVSDLSKDKTGKFLFAGGTKVAELKIVASEGVKNPKGVTAQDIAAAEDKVFLPDVPFNMMG
- a CDS encoding biotin/lipoyl-binding protein, with the protein product MGTNVEAHITGTVFKIEVSIGTTVHEADVLVILESMKMELPVEAPADGRVAKILVEEGQSVEEGDVLVVLE